Proteins encoded by one window of Martelella endophytica:
- a CDS encoding MerR family transcriptional regulator — translation MDKSPEAFRTISEVAEDLDLPQHVLRFWETRFTQVKPMKRGGGRRYYRPEDVELLKGIRHLLYDHGYTIKGVQKLLRSNGNRFVSAVGSGDAELMEALTPAPEVPADKADQPSMFDDDQVVGRPKKSKGFFRRGKDDDGEISPASGLTRSDDAMLQEVLYDLLECKRLLDQVR, via the coding sequence ATGGACAAGAGCCCGGAAGCGTTCCGCACCATTTCGGAAGTCGCCGAGGATCTGGATCTGCCCCAGCATGTGCTGCGTTTCTGGGAAACGCGGTTCACGCAGGTCAAGCCGATGAAGCGCGGCGGTGGCCGGCGATACTATCGCCCGGAGGATGTCGAGCTCCTGAAGGGCATCCGCCATCTCCTCTACGATCACGGCTACACGATCAAGGGCGTGCAGAAGCTGCTGCGCAGCAATGGCAACCGCTTCGTTTCCGCTGTCGGTAGCGGCGATGCCGAGCTGATGGAGGCGCTGACGCCAGCGCCCGAGGTGCCGGCGGACAAGGCCGACCAGCCCTCCATGTTCGACGACGATCAGGTCGTCGGCCGGCCGAAAAAGTCGAAGGGCTTCTTCCGGCGCGGCAAGGATGATGACGGCGAGATTTCACCGGCCTCGGGGCTGACGCGCTCCGATGACGCGATGCTGCAGGAGGTTCTCTACGATCTCCTGGAATGCAAGCGTCTGCTGGATCAGGTGCGCTGA
- a CDS encoding integration host factor subunit alpha encodes MSGKTVTRADLAESVFRKVGLSRTESAELVETVIDEICDAIVRGETVKLSSFATFQVRDKNERIGRNPKTGEEVPISPRRVMTFKASNVLKQKILKSHVSRKARAEKAASRTAS; translated from the coding sequence ATGTCAGGCAAAACTGTGACGCGTGCAGACCTCGCCGAGTCGGTGTTCCGCAAGGTGGGGCTGTCTCGGACGGAATCTGCCGAACTGGTCGAAACAGTGATCGACGAGATTTGCGACGCCATCGTCCGCGGCGAGACCGTGAAGCTGTCTTCTTTCGCCACCTTCCAGGTGCGCGACAAGAATGAGCGCATCGGCCGCAACCCGAAAACCGGCGAGGAAGTGCCGATTTCGCCGCGCCGGGTCATGACCTTCAAGGCTTCCAACGTGCTCAAGCAGAAAATTCTGAAGTCGCATGTTTCCCGCAAGGCCCGCGCTGAAAAGGCTGCCTCGCGCACCGCTTCCTGA
- a CDS encoding spermidine synthase, with translation MIPWIELDRAEIPGETATLRLKQRGAEFSIMLGANELMNSRLSGSEEALAELAAEKLAGCAGPRVLIGGLGMGFTLRAALAVLPADARIVVAELVPAVVRWAKGPMADVFQGALDDPRMEISVGDVTQLIAQSKAGFDAILLDVDNGPDGLTRAANDRLYDLAGLARAREALSPKGVLAVWSSGPDDRFTARMKKSGFLTEVKTVRANAKRRGARHVIWLGCR, from the coding sequence ATGATTCCGTGGATCGAGCTCGACAGAGCCGAAATTCCAGGTGAGACAGCGACGTTGCGCCTCAAGCAACGCGGCGCGGAGTTCTCCATCATGCTTGGCGCCAACGAGCTGATGAACAGCCGCCTTTCCGGCTCGGAGGAGGCGCTTGCGGAGCTCGCCGCAGAAAAGCTTGCAGGCTGCGCAGGCCCCCGCGTGCTGATCGGCGGCCTCGGCATGGGCTTCACGCTCCGGGCAGCGCTCGCCGTGCTGCCTGCCGATGCGCGCATCGTTGTGGCAGAGCTGGTGCCGGCGGTCGTCCGCTGGGCGAAGGGGCCGATGGCGGATGTGTTCCAGGGCGCGCTCGACGACCCTCGCATGGAAATCTCCGTGGGCGATGTCACGCAGCTGATCGCGCAGTCAAAAGCTGGGTTCGACGCCATACTGCTGGATGTCGACAACGGGCCGGACGGTTTGACGCGGGCTGCCAATGATCGGCTTTACGATCTTGCCGGTCTCGCCCGCGCCCGCGAGGCGCTGAGCCCGAAAGGCGTGCTTGCTGTCTGGTCGTCCGGGCCGGATGATCGTTTCACCGCCCGTATGAAGAAAAGCGGTTTCCTCACCGAGGTGAAGACGGTGCGCGCCAATGCCAAACGCCGTGGTGCGCGGCATGTGATCTGGCTCGGATGCCGCTGA
- the rpmG gene encoding 50S ribosomal protein L33: protein MAKATTIKIKLLSTADTGFFYVTKKNSRTMTDKMVKTKYDPIARKHVEFKEAKIK from the coding sequence ATGGCAAAGGCAACAACGATCAAGATCAAGCTGCTGTCGACGGCAGATACCGGCTTTTTCTACGTCACCAAAAAGAACAGCCGCACGATGACGGACAAGATGGTCAAGACCAAGTATGATCCGATCGCGCGCAAGCACGTCGAGTTCAAGGAAGCCAAGATCAAGTAA
- a CDS encoding cation:proton antiporter — MEHVVQETVAQAGAHGGNLIAVALVIAVAALAGLGFLWLRQPPLVGFILAGILLGPTGLGLIENNESVAFLGEMGVVVLLFFIGMELSIRAFVVSLRQALLVVCGQLASAALLAVLIGFFLQATPREMVILSFVIALSSTVVAMKMLDEMGMLRGDAGRIAVGVLIAQDIAVVPMLIFVSSFGGAGFDVTATAVKVIVAVGMMAGLLWYFGRFGKLRIPYAEKVEDKVELLALGALALCFSAAAISGVAGMSPAYGAFLAGICVGNSTLRSRVIPVVEPIQSVLLVIFFLSIGLLIDLGFIWNNLLAVLLTAVGVIAAKTVLNVMLLRWTGSSPQTALVAGLSMAQVGEFSFVLAAAGLSAAALGEDLYRLVIAMTAITLLVSPVWVSVMRRLEVTLSEGLQSYRNALAVAYATELREVDRGRVFLGRGIAGLRARIGAFNHARRERRRRKAEAKAEKDQNQVGETVPASKGGEADPDRGSH, encoded by the coding sequence ATGGAGCATGTGGTTCAGGAAACGGTCGCGCAGGCTGGCGCCCATGGCGGCAATCTCATTGCCGTGGCACTGGTGATTGCTGTCGCCGCACTGGCGGGACTTGGCTTTCTGTGGCTCAGGCAGCCACCGCTGGTCGGATTCATCCTCGCCGGCATCCTGCTCGGCCCGACGGGGCTGGGGCTGATCGAAAACAATGAAAGCGTCGCCTTTCTCGGCGAGATGGGCGTCGTCGTGCTGCTGTTCTTCATCGGCATGGAGCTTTCGATCAGGGCCTTCGTCGTCTCTCTCAGGCAGGCGCTGCTGGTGGTCTGCGGGCAGCTCGCCAGCGCGGCATTGCTGGCAGTGCTGATCGGCTTCTTCTTGCAGGCGACGCCACGGGAAATGGTGATCCTCAGCTTCGTCATCGCGCTTTCGTCCACCGTGGTGGCGATGAAGATGCTGGACGAGATGGGCATGCTGCGCGGCGACGCCGGCCGCATCGCCGTCGGCGTCTTGATCGCCCAGGACATTGCCGTGGTGCCGATGCTGATCTTCGTGTCGAGCTTCGGCGGCGCCGGCTTCGACGTCACGGCAACGGCGGTCAAGGTGATCGTCGCCGTCGGCATGATGGCGGGGCTTCTCTGGTATTTCGGCCGCTTCGGCAAGCTGCGCATCCCCTATGCCGAGAAGGTCGAGGATAAGGTGGAGCTTCTGGCGCTCGGCGCGCTCGCCCTTTGCTTTTCCGCTGCCGCAATCTCCGGCGTCGCCGGCATGTCGCCGGCCTATGGCGCCTTCCTCGCCGGCATCTGTGTCGGCAATTCGACGCTGCGCAGCCGCGTCATTCCGGTGGTCGAGCCGATCCAGAGCGTGCTGCTGGTCATCTTCTTCCTCTCCATCGGCCTTCTGATCGATCTTGGCTTCATCTGGAACAACCTTCTTGCTGTTCTGCTCACGGCGGTCGGCGTGATTGCCGCGAAGACGGTGCTGAACGTGATGCTGCTGCGCTGGACCGGATCCTCGCCGCAGACGGCGCTGGTGGCGGGCCTTTCCATGGCGCAGGTGGGCGAGTTTTCCTTCGTGCTTGCCGCTGCCGGTCTTTCAGCCGCAGCGCTTGGCGAGGATCTCTATCGTCTCGTCATCGCCATGACGGCGATCACCCTGCTGGTTTCGCCCGTCTGGGTCTCCGTCATGCGCCGCCTGGAAGTGACGCTGAGCGAGGGGCTGCAGAGCTATCGCAATGCGCTCGCCGTCGCTTATGCGACCGAGCTTCGGGAAGTGGATCGGGGTCGCGTTTTTCTCGGTCGCGGCATTGCCGGCCTGCGCGCTCGTATCGGCGCCTTCAATCACGCCCGGCGCGAACGTCGCCGCAGAAAGGCCGAGGCGAAGGCAGAGAAGGATCAGAACCAGGTTGGCGAAACTGTTCCTGCTAGCAAGGGCGGGGAGGCGGATCCCGATCGCGGATCGCATTGA
- a CDS encoding polyphosphate kinase 2 family protein gives MDYRKKLIVTPGSTVKLSEFDPDYHGDVEDKEAGKEALGSVLEAITPLQEELYAEKKHALLIVLQGIDAAGKDGVCWHVITAMNPQGTYVASFKQPTDVERAHDFLWRVHQRTPALGQVAVFNRSHYEDVLVARVHNLVPEEVWSKRYHQINNFEEFLSENGVSIVKFFLCISKDEQLERFEKRLQDKDRQWKISTSDYAERDRWDDYIAAYEAMLTNCSTEHAPWYVIPANRKWFRNLATANIILDTLRDMKIKPPQPTVDIDDIYRKYHHAVRNG, from the coding sequence GTGGACTATCGCAAGAAACTGATCGTCACACCCGGAAGTACGGTTAAGCTTTCCGAGTTCGACCCGGACTATCACGGTGATGTGGAGGACAAGGAGGCGGGCAAGGAGGCGCTCGGTTCCGTTCTCGAGGCGATCACGCCGCTGCAGGAAGAGCTCTATGCCGAGAAGAAGCACGCACTGCTGATCGTGCTGCAGGGGATCGATGCTGCCGGCAAGGACGGCGTTTGCTGGCACGTCATCACCGCGATGAACCCGCAGGGCACCTATGTCGCAAGCTTCAAGCAGCCGACGGACGTCGAGCGGGCGCACGACTTTCTCTGGCGCGTGCATCAGCGCACTCCGGCTCTCGGACAGGTCGCGGTGTTCAACCGCTCGCATTACGAGGATGTTCTGGTTGCCCGCGTCCACAACCTCGTGCCGGAGGAGGTGTGGTCGAAGCGCTATCACCAGATCAACAATTTCGAGGAATTCCTGAGCGAAAACGGCGTCTCCATCGTCAAGTTCTTCCTGTGCATCTCCAAGGACGAGCAGCTCGAACGCTTCGAGAAGCGGCTGCAGGACAAGGACCGGCAGTGGAAGATTTCCACCTCCGACTATGCCGAGCGCGATCGCTGGGACGACTACATCGCGGCTTATGAGGCGATGCTTACCAATTGCTCGACCGAGCATGCGCCCTGGTATGTGATCCCGGCCAACCGGAAATGGTTTCGAAACCTGGCAACGGCCAACATCATCCTCGACACGCTCCGCGACATGAAAATCAAGCCGCCACAGCCGACCGTCGATATTGATGACATCTACCGGAAGTACCACCACGCGGTGCGTAACGGTTGA
- a CDS encoding MFS transporter → MNLLSFLRENARWVGGAFLMNYFTAFGQTYFISLSAGDIRAEYGLSPGDFGFIYMGATLLSALTLTRLGRIVDTRSVVQVVFIVMPLLAVATLIMAVSHHVALLFLSLYMLRLFGQGMMSHTAVTAMGRWFNAMRGRAVSLSSLGLQTGEATFPVIFVLVSGLIGWRGSWIAAAVMILAVGLPLISVLMRVEREPQSEALGRKTAATPRDWTRGEVLRDPLFWAVLCAFLAPPFIGTTIFFHQVYLVELRGWTLELFAGSFFLLSIASLVSMLVTGALVDRFSSVAVLPFLLVPIAAACLVMGISGAAWTPYVFMPLIGLSMGASGTLNGALWPELYGSRHLGSIRSIVIALIVFSTAVGPGLTGALIDIGVSYPGQIAAMGLASIALALLMTVLRPRLISRMQA, encoded by the coding sequence ATGAACCTTCTGTCATTCCTGCGCGAAAACGCCCGCTGGGTGGGCGGCGCCTTTCTGATGAACTACTTCACCGCCTTTGGTCAGACCTATTTCATCAGCCTTTCTGCCGGCGACATCCGTGCCGAATATGGACTGAGCCCTGGCGATTTCGGCTTCATCTACATGGGCGCGACGTTGCTGAGCGCTCTGACATTGACGCGGCTCGGCCGCATCGTCGATACGCGCAGCGTCGTCCAGGTCGTTTTCATTGTCATGCCGCTTCTGGCGGTCGCCACCCTCATCATGGCGGTCTCGCACCATGTCGCGCTGCTGTTCCTGTCGCTCTACATGCTCAGGCTTTTCGGGCAGGGCATGATGAGCCACACGGCGGTGACGGCGATGGGCCGATGGTTCAATGCCATGCGCGGACGCGCCGTATCGCTGTCCTCGCTCGGCCTGCAGACCGGAGAGGCGACTTTCCCGGTGATCTTTGTTCTCGTGTCCGGACTGATCGGCTGGCGCGGCAGCTGGATCGCGGCGGCGGTGATGATCCTCGCCGTCGGCTTGCCGCTGATCTCGGTGCTGATGCGGGTGGAGCGTGAGCCGCAGAGCGAGGCGCTCGGCCGCAAGACGGCAGCAACACCGCGTGACTGGACGCGCGGCGAGGTGCTGCGCGATCCGTTGTTCTGGGCTGTGTTGTGCGCCTTCCTGGCGCCGCCCTTCATCGGCACGACGATCTTCTTCCATCAGGTTTATCTGGTGGAGCTGCGCGGCTGGACGCTGGAACTGTTTGCGGGCTCGTTTTTCCTGCTGTCGATCGCGAGCCTGGTCTCGATGCTGGTGACCGGCGCGCTGGTCGACCGGTTCTCCTCCGTCGCCGTGCTGCCCTTCCTGCTGGTGCCGATCGCGGCGGCCTGTCTGGTGATGGGCATCTCCGGTGCGGCATGGACACCCTATGTGTTCATGCCCCTCATCGGCCTGTCGATGGGCGCTTCAGGCACGCTGAACGGAGCGTTGTGGCCCGAGCTTTATGGCTCGAGACATCTGGGCAGCATTCGCTCCATCGTCATCGCGCTGATCGTGTTTTCAACGGCGGTCGGTCCGGGGCTGACGGGGGCATTGATCGATATCGGCGTCAGCTATCCGGGGCAGATTGCGGCCATGGGATTGGCCAGCATCGCGCTGGCTTTATTGATGACCGTACTCCGCCCCCGCCTGATTTCACGCATGCAGGCATAA
- a CDS encoding beta-ketoacyl-ACP synthase III — MIRSVVCGVGSALPKRVVTNDELRQLVDTSDAWIQQRTGIKQRYIAGEGETTASLGEAAARNALDNAGLTPADIDLIIVATSTPDNTFPATAVNIQNRLGMAHGFAFDLQAVCSGFVYAVTTADNYIRAGRARRVLVIGAETFSRILDWTDRTTCVLFGDGAGAVVLEGIEETMAEGRGIAAVSLRSDGSHREKLYVDGGVSSTGEIGHVRMEGREVFKHAVGMITDVIEAVFDEAGIGADGLDWLVPHQANRRIIEGSAKKLGIPMEKVVVTVDRHANTSAASIPLALATAVEDGRIKRGDTVMLEAMGGGFTWGAVLLRW; from the coding sequence ATGATCCGTTCTGTCGTTTGTGGGGTCGGGTCGGCCTTGCCGAAACGTGTGGTGACCAACGACGAACTGCGTCAGCTTGTCGACACCTCCGACGCCTGGATCCAGCAGCGGACCGGCATCAAGCAGCGTTATATCGCGGGCGAAGGCGAAACCACGGCATCGCTCGGCGAGGCTGCTGCCCGCAACGCGCTCGACAATGCCGGCCTGACGCCGGCCGATATCGATCTCATCATCGTCGCGACGTCGACGCCGGACAATACCTTTCCGGCGACCGCCGTGAACATCCAGAACCGTCTCGGCATGGCGCACGGCTTCGCCTTCGACCTGCAGGCCGTCTGTTCCGGCTTCGTCTATGCCGTGACGACGGCGGACAACTATATCCGCGCCGGACGTGCCAGGCGTGTCCTCGTCATCGGGGCCGAGACATTCTCGCGCATTCTCGACTGGACCGACCGGACAACCTGCGTCCTCTTTGGTGACGGCGCGGGCGCCGTGGTGCTCGAGGGGATCGAGGAGACCATGGCGGAAGGTCGCGGCATCGCCGCCGTCAGCCTGCGCTCGGATGGCAGTCACCGCGAGAAGCTTTATGTCGATGGCGGCGTCTCCTCCACCGGAGAGATCGGCCATGTGCGCATGGAAGGCCGCGAAGTCTTCAAGCATGCCGTCGGGATGATCACCGACGTCATCGAGGCCGTCTTCGACGAGGCGGGCATCGGCGCCGATGGGCTCGACTGGCTGGTCCCGCACCAGGCGAACCGGCGGATCATCGAAGGTTCGGCGAAGAAGCTCGGCATTCCGATGGAGAAAGTCGTTGTTACCGTCGACCGCCATGCCAACACGTCGGCTGCATCCATCCCGCTGGCACTCGCTACGGCTGTGGAAGATGGTCGCATCAAGCGCGGCGATACCGTGATGCTGGAAGCGATGGGTGGCGGCTTTACATGGGGCGCCGTGCTGTTGCGCTGGTAG
- a CDS encoding plasma-membrane proton-efflux P-type ATPase — protein MTDNQDSRDLETIPVDDVLRQLESDPAKGLSTAEAERRLAQYGPNALPEKKTSLWRQVVGHFVGPIAFMIEAAALVSLFLGDLGDFAIIFGLLLFNAGLEFYQDSKATNALAALKNSLAPQATALRDGSFQVVDAATLVPGDIVKIRLGGIVPADIRLVEGDYASIDQAALTGESLPVNKKIGDSAYSGSVVKQGEMNAVVIATGANTFFGRTAKLVAGAGAVSQAQKAMFQIGNFLIVVAVVLALIMVAVEVYTDIVVADNWGLSDALGILQFVLVLLVASIPVAMPAVFSITMALGALALSKEKAIVSRLSSIDEMAGADILCSDKTGTLTKNILTLGEPIAIGGAAAADIVLAGALASRAEDGDAIDGAVIGALPDVSVLKGYSIGKFTPFDPVSKRTEAEVTGLDGKRFLTAKGAPHAIVMLAGGDKAVADTVDAHVAELGAKGYRALAVARSDDDGKSWTLLGVLPMFDPPRDDSKATIENVRGKGVTVKMITGDDTAIARETARQLGLGTNILTAADVFPKDMDPDNVPGPIANRILTADGFARVFPEHKYAIVKTFQKNGHLVAMTGDGVNDAPALKQADCGIAVSGATDAARGAAALILTAPGLSVIQNAIDEARRIFGRITSYTIYRVALTMDIMFLVVLSTIFLGFQPLTPIMIVLMSLLDDIPIMTVAYDNTSVSEQPIKWRMPHLFSVSAVLGFFSIVQSFGLLLIGMEVLSDAARWPGLGLTDQAHLQSMMFLQLVAGGHLLMLVSRKENWFMKRPYPALPLVIAIVATQLVAVLMCGFGILVPQIPWLTIGLVWIYLLVWLFIIGGVRIGIDHVLENRSARRAMSIDVVNARLNR, from the coding sequence ATGACGGACAATCAGGATAGCCGGGATCTGGAAACGATCCCTGTTGATGACGTATTGCGGCAGCTTGAGAGCGATCCCGCCAAAGGGCTGAGCACCGCCGAAGCCGAAAGGCGCCTTGCCCAGTATGGGCCCAATGCGCTTCCCGAAAAGAAGACCAGTCTCTGGCGCCAGGTGGTCGGCCATTTCGTCGGGCCCATCGCCTTCATGATCGAGGCTGCGGCTCTCGTGTCGCTGTTTCTCGGTGACCTCGGCGACTTCGCCATCATCTTCGGTCTTTTGCTGTTCAATGCGGGGCTCGAATTCTACCAGGACAGCAAGGCGACCAATGCGCTTGCCGCGCTGAAGAACTCGCTTGCGCCGCAGGCCACCGCGCTGCGTGACGGCAGCTTCCAGGTCGTGGATGCGGCTACCCTCGTGCCGGGCGATATCGTCAAGATCAGGCTCGGCGGCATCGTGCCGGCCGATATCCGGCTGGTGGAGGGCGATTATGCCTCGATCGACCAGGCGGCGCTGACCGGGGAATCGCTGCCCGTAAACAAGAAGATCGGCGACAGCGCCTATTCCGGAAGCGTCGTCAAGCAGGGCGAGATGAACGCCGTGGTGATCGCCACCGGCGCCAACACCTTCTTCGGCCGCACGGCGAAGCTTGTGGCCGGGGCTGGCGCGGTGAGCCAGGCGCAGAAGGCGATGTTCCAGATCGGCAATTTCCTGATTGTCGTTGCCGTCGTGCTGGCGCTGATCATGGTCGCGGTCGAGGTCTATACCGATATTGTCGTTGCCGATAATTGGGGGCTTTCCGATGCGCTCGGCATCCTTCAGTTCGTTCTGGTGCTGCTCGTCGCCTCGATCCCGGTGGCAATGCCGGCGGTGTTTTCGATCACCATGGCGCTCGGCGCGCTGGCGCTTTCCAAGGAGAAGGCGATTGTCTCGCGGCTCTCCTCGATCGACGAGATGGCGGGTGCCGACATTCTGTGCTCGGACAAGACCGGGACGCTGACCAAGAATATCCTGACCCTTGGCGAGCCGATCGCGATCGGCGGCGCGGCGGCGGCCGACATCGTGCTCGCCGGCGCACTTGCCTCACGCGCGGAAGATGGCGATGCCATCGACGGCGCCGTAATCGGCGCGCTGCCCGACGTGAGTGTGCTGAAAGGCTACAGCATCGGAAAGTTTACGCCTTTCGATCCGGTTTCGAAGCGTACCGAAGCCGAGGTGACGGGCCTGGACGGCAAGCGTTTCCTGACGGCCAAGGGCGCGCCGCATGCCATCGTCATGCTCGCCGGTGGCGACAAGGCTGTGGCGGATACGGTGGACGCCCATGTGGCCGAACTCGGCGCCAAGGGCTATCGCGCGCTTGCCGTCGCCCGCTCAGACGATGACGGCAAGAGCTGGACGCTGCTTGGCGTGCTGCCGATGTTCGATCCGCCGCGCGACGATTCCAAAGCGACCATCGAGAATGTCCGCGGCAAGGGCGTGACGGTGAAGATGATCACCGGCGATGACACGGCGATCGCCCGTGAGACTGCCCGTCAGCTTGGCCTTGGAACCAACATCCTGACAGCCGCCGATGTGTTTCCGAAGGATATGGACCCCGACAACGTTCCAGGACCGATCGCCAACCGTATCCTGACAGCCGACGGTTTCGCCCGGGTATTCCCCGAGCACAAGTATGCCATCGTCAAGACCTTCCAGAAGAACGGCCATCTCGTGGCCATGACCGGCGACGGCGTCAATGACGCGCCGGCGCTGAAGCAGGCCGATTGCGGCATCGCCGTTTCCGGCGCCACGGATGCCGCGCGGGGCGCGGCGGCGCTGATTTTGACCGCACCCGGCCTCTCGGTCATCCAGAATGCGATCGACGAGGCACGGCGCATCTTCGGGCGGATCACCAGCTACACCATCTATCGTGTGGCGCTGACCATGGACATCATGTTCCTGGTCGTGCTTTCGACGATCTTCCTCGGCTTCCAGCCGCTGACGCCGATCATGATCGTGCTGATGTCGCTGCTCGACGACATTCCGATCATGACCGTCGCCTATGACAATACCAGCGTTTCCGAACAGCCGATCAAGTGGCGCATGCCGCACCTGTTTTCGGTTTCCGCGGTGCTCGGCTTCTTTTCCATCGTGCAGTCCTTCGGCCTGTTGCTCATCGGCATGGAGGTGCTCTCGGACGCCGCGCGCTGGCCGGGGCTCGGGCTCACCGATCAGGCGCATCTGCAATCGATGATGTTCCTGCAGCTCGTTGCCGGCGGCCACCTGCTGATGCTGGTCTCGCGCAAGGAGAACTGGTTCATGAAGCGGCCCTATCCGGCCCTGCCGCTCGTCATCGCCATCGTGGCGACGCAACTGGTCGCGGTGCTGATGTGCGGTTTCGGCATTCTTGTGCCGCAAATTCCCTGGCTGACCATTGGCCTCGTCTGGATCTATCTGCTTGTCTGGCTGTTTATCATAGGAGGCGTCAGGATCGGCATCGATCATGTTCTCGAAAACCGCAGCGCGCGGCGGGCCATGTCTATTGACGTCGTCAATGCCCGGCTTAACCGTTAG